From Methylocystis sp. ATCC 49242, one genomic window encodes:
- a CDS encoding FAD/NAD(P)-binding protein, with product MSDVATRAADAATAMIPRVAHVLRRRRDAPQAWTLELEMEGGAPEIFSPGQFNMLTAFGVGEAAISISGDPADGGLIHTIRAVGPVSTALTQLKPGDPMGVRGPFGVGWPLIEARGKDVILVAGGLGLAPLRPAIYHLLRERGNYGKVTLLYGSRTPEDILYRREVESWRGRFDIDVEATVDHAASEWYGHVGAVTKLISRTQINPQETIAMVCGPEVMMRVVASSLREAGVGDEAIYLSMERNMKCAIGHCGHCQFGPVFICRDGPVFSYDRLRRLIGVKEI from the coding sequence ATGTCTGACGTCGCGACACGCGCGGCGGACGCCGCAACGGCAATGATTCCGCGAGTGGCCCATGTCTTGCGCCGGCGTCGTGACGCGCCGCAGGCATGGACGCTGGAACTCGAAATGGAAGGCGGAGCGCCTGAAATCTTTTCGCCCGGCCAGTTCAATATGCTTACGGCGTTTGGCGTCGGTGAGGCTGCGATCAGCATCAGCGGCGATCCAGCGGATGGCGGCCTCATTCATACCATTCGCGCTGTCGGGCCGGTGTCCACGGCGTTGACGCAGCTCAAACCCGGCGATCCGATGGGCGTGCGCGGACCATTCGGCGTAGGCTGGCCGTTGATTGAGGCGCGCGGCAAGGACGTCATTCTCGTGGCTGGCGGACTGGGTCTGGCGCCGTTGCGCCCCGCGATTTATCACCTCCTTCGCGAACGGGGAAACTACGGCAAGGTCACGCTCCTTTATGGTTCGCGAACGCCAGAGGACATTCTGTACCGGCGTGAGGTCGAGAGCTGGCGTGGCCGTTTCGATATCGACGTCGAGGCGACGGTCGATCATGCCGCCTCCGAATGGTACGGGCATGTCGGCGCCGTCACCAAGCTCATCTCGCGAACGCAAATCAATCCGCAGGAAACCATCGCGATGGTGTGCGGTCCCGAGGTGATGATGCGCGTCGTCGCATCTTCGCTTCGTGAGGCGGGCGTTGGAGACGAAGCGATCTATCTGTCGATGGAGCGCAATATGAAATGCGCCATCGGACATTGCGGGCATTGTCAATTCGGGCCAGTGTTCATCTGTCGCGATGGACCAGTTTTCAGCTATGATCGACTGCGGCGCCTTATCGGGGTAAAGGAAATCTGA
- a CDS encoding hydrogenase maturation protease, with amino-acid sequence MPSEASSIIVIGIGNPDRGDDAAGREVARRLCETILEGVQIVEIDGEATTLLAHLEGAHAAFMIDACVSGATPGAILRLDASETQIPRVRFGLSSHGIGLAEALELARALGQMPPQCIVYAIEAENFEIGAPLSNAVARSVDQVVAGLGAEIAALRRKLITG; translated from the coding sequence ATGCCGAGCGAGGCGAGCTCGATCATCGTCATCGGAATTGGCAATCCTGACCGTGGAGATGACGCAGCCGGACGGGAAGTGGCGAGACGCCTTTGCGAAACAATTCTCGAGGGCGTCCAAATCGTCGAGATCGACGGGGAGGCGACGACATTGCTCGCGCATCTCGAAGGCGCGCATGCCGCATTCATGATCGACGCCTGTGTCTCGGGCGCCACGCCGGGCGCCATTCTGCGCCTCGACGCTTCCGAAACGCAAATCCCCCGGGTGCGCTTCGGCCTATCGTCACATGGAATTGGCCTTGCCGAGGCGCTCGAACTTGCGCGCGCGCTCGGTCAAATGCCGCCCCAATGCATCGTTTACGCCATTGAGGCTGAAAATTTTGAAATCGGCGCGCCTCTCTCCAACGCCGTAGCGCGCAGTGTGGACCAGGTAGTTGCGGGATTGGGCGCAGAAATCGCCGCGCTCCGGCGAAAGCTCATCACCGGATAG
- a CDS encoding cyclic nucleotide-binding domain-containing protein, whose translation METLERILHEHPFFADLDEGFCKLACGCAKNVRFEAGQYIFHEGEPADQLYLVRQGRIALQISAPGRSAATFLTLGAGEVFGVTWLVPPYQWTYDAKALELTRAIAIDAACLRNKCEADHDLGYELSKRLMAVLIERLHSTRMQMLDIYGSHV comes from the coding sequence TTGGAGACACTCGAACGCATTCTTCACGAGCACCCGTTTTTCGCCGATCTCGACGAGGGCTTTTGCAAGCTCGCTTGCGGCTGCGCCAAGAATGTCCGCTTCGAGGCCGGCCAATATATCTTCCACGAAGGCGAACCCGCCGATCAACTCTATCTGGTCCGGCAAGGCCGCATCGCGCTCCAGATATCGGCGCCTGGCCGTAGCGCCGCGACATTTCTGACGCTCGGCGCCGGGGAGGTGTTCGGCGTAACATGGCTCGTTCCGCCCTACCAATGGACATATGACGCCAAGGCGCTCGAGCTCACCCGCGCCATCGCGATAGACGCTGCGTGTCTGCGCAACAAATGTGAGGCGGATCATGATCTCGGTTATGAATTGTCGAAGCGCCTCATGGCGGTGCTGATCGAGCGGCTGCATTCGACGCGTATGCAAATGCTGGACATCTACGGCTCCCATGTCTGA
- a CDS encoding DUF1217 domain-containing protein: protein MTTIASYLSIANDLGRWRSITAKAPDVALETKYFKENIGKATSIEAFLKDRRLFNYAMKAFGLGDRTFAIGLMRKVMEQGVDDPKALARTLNNPNILAFAKAFDFSAKGAGVPSATLIQDVTARFVEQAMQAEQGKRNPGVELALYFREKAPGLTSIYGVLADKKLVQVVQTALDISPRTSAQNIDTQARLLKAKVNVEDFKDPKKLTAFIARFSAMYDMQNQGTVSSATASSNAILYGASLLGADGPVGVDFSLILRLQNANRLM from the coding sequence ATGACGACGATTGCATCATATCTTTCCATCGCCAATGATCTCGGCAGGTGGCGGTCGATCACCGCCAAGGCGCCGGACGTTGCGCTCGAGACGAAATATTTCAAGGAGAATATCGGCAAGGCGACGTCGATAGAGGCCTTTCTCAAGGATCGACGCCTGTTCAACTACGCCATGAAGGCCTTTGGTCTCGGCGACAGAACATTTGCGATCGGCCTGATGCGCAAGGTGATGGAGCAAGGCGTCGATGATCCCAAGGCGCTCGCGAGAACGCTCAACAACCCGAACATCCTCGCTTTCGCCAAGGCATTCGATTTCTCGGCCAAGGGCGCCGGCGTTCCTTCCGCCACACTCATCCAGGATGTCACCGCCCGTTTCGTCGAGCAGGCGATGCAGGCCGAGCAGGGCAAGCGGAATCCGGGCGTGGAGCTTGCTCTCTATTTCCGCGAAAAGGCGCCGGGCCTGACCAGCATTTATGGCGTTCTCGCCGACAAGAAGCTGGTGCAGGTCGTGCAGACCGCGCTCGACATTTCGCCGAGAACCTCCGCGCAGAATATCGATACGCAGGCGCGGCTGCTGAAAGCCAAGGTGAACGTTGAGGACTTCAAGGACCCCAAGAAGCTAACCGCCTTCATCGCGCGTTTTTCGGCGATGTACGACATGCAGAATCAGGGAACGGTATCGTCGGCGACGGCGTCGTCAAACGCCATTCTCTACGGCGCCTCGCTGCTCGGGGCGGATGGGCCGGTCGGCGTCGATTTCAGCCTCATCCTGCGACTGCAGAACGCCAACCGGCTGATGTAG
- a CDS encoding carbohydrate porin, producing MHRAGVTSEKKAIAAASFLVVGLTSAAFAEDAKSSLLKQGSLTDTPDGPKAQLRKIGIMPDVWITQIYQGEIAGDASKTWRYGGKLDAFLKVDAHKLGLWQGLHLNAQYEHYFGRTINNTDLTLLPVSAAQAFVQRDGYHSALSIAVTQDFGESFSIGAGKVNTMTLASQTPLIGGGGVETFMNRAFAAPATGIGVTSPGTLADRVVVSPTYTLGATATLKTQVGKFTLAVADPRNAQNSRVIENPFERGVVVSGTATIPIDVSGLRGYHTVRGAYSNARGFDLDDIQGLRRRLVGGASVTKKGYWFISYALQQYLFQSSDDPSIGWGLFSLITLTDGNPNPVKWTVLGGLAGNNLLPGRELDRWGVGYFHYGLSESLLSGLAASGVYRRSESGVEAFYNYAVTPWLRLTADLQIIDPWYATTSRATFAALRMQTKF from the coding sequence TTGCATCGGGCAGGCGTCACCTCAGAGAAGAAAGCTATCGCCGCAGCCTCATTTCTCGTCGTCGGCTTGACGAGCGCCGCATTCGCCGAGGACGCCAAATCGTCCTTGCTCAAGCAAGGCTCCTTGACCGACACGCCGGACGGTCCCAAGGCGCAATTGCGCAAAATCGGCATCATGCCCGATGTCTGGATCACGCAGATATATCAGGGCGAGATCGCGGGCGACGCCTCGAAGACCTGGCGCTATGGCGGCAAGCTGGATGCCTTCTTGAAGGTAGACGCGCACAAACTGGGTCTCTGGCAGGGTCTACATTTGAATGCGCAATATGAGCACTATTTCGGGCGAACGATAAATAATACTGACCTTACTTTGCTTCCGGTCAGCGCCGCGCAGGCGTTCGTGCAGCGCGACGGCTATCACTCCGCGTTGTCGATTGCGGTGACGCAGGATTTCGGCGAGAGCTTCTCCATCGGCGCGGGCAAGGTCAATACGATGACGCTCGCTTCGCAAACGCCACTCATTGGCGGAGGCGGCGTCGAGACCTTCATGAACCGCGCCTTCGCGGCGCCGGCGACAGGAATTGGCGTGACGTCGCCGGGAACGCTTGCCGACCGAGTCGTTGTTTCGCCGACCTACACGCTGGGCGCGACGGCGACATTGAAGACGCAGGTAGGAAAATTCACGCTGGCGGTCGCTGATCCGCGCAACGCGCAAAATTCCAGAGTGATCGAAAACCCTTTCGAGCGGGGCGTCGTCGTTTCCGGCACGGCGACCATTCCGATCGACGTTTCCGGCTTGCGCGGATACCACACTGTGCGCGGCGCTTACAGTAATGCTCGCGGCTTCGATCTCGACGATATTCAGGGGCTGCGGAGACGTCTGGTGGGCGGCGCGTCCGTGACGAAGAAAGGGTACTGGTTCATATCCTACGCCTTGCAGCAGTATCTTTTCCAAAGCAGCGATGATCCTTCGATCGGCTGGGGACTGTTTTCACTGATTACGCTTACGGACGGCAACCCGAATCCGGTCAAATGGACCGTGCTCGGCGGCCTCGCGGGAAATAATCTGCTCCCGGGCCGCGAACTCGACCGTTGGGGGGTCGGCTATTTCCACTATGGGCTTTCCGAATCGTTGCTGAGTGGACTTGCCGCATCGGGCGTTTATCGACGCAGTGAGAGCGGCGTAGAGGCTTTTTATAATTATGCGGTCACGCCGTGGCTGCGGCTCACCGCCGATCTGCAAATTATAGATCCGTGGTATGCGACGACGTCGCGTGCTACTTTTGCAGCGCTGCGAATGCAGACGAAATTCTAA
- a CDS encoding oxidoreductase — MSARSARPRLAVWKFASCDGCQLSLLDCEDEILAVADAVEIAYFPEATRAAISGHYDISLVEGSITTPHDAERIYEVRRRSSKLITIGACATSGGIQALRNFADVKEYVSIVYARPDYIDTLAASTPISDHVPVDFELRGCPIDKTQLVEVISAFLAGRRPATPAHSVCIECKLKGNVCVMVAHRTPCLGPVTHAGCGALCPSYDRGCYGCFGPKETPNAPSLSQWLAGLGMDAPSLERVYRTFNANAQPFREESERHGAKDDQG; from the coding sequence ATGAGCGCGAGAAGCGCAAGGCCAAGACTCGCGGTCTGGAAATTCGCCTCCTGCGACGGCTGCCAGCTCAGCCTTCTCGACTGTGAGGATGAGATCCTCGCCGTGGCCGATGCTGTGGAGATCGCCTATTTCCCCGAGGCCACGCGCGCGGCGATAAGCGGCCATTACGACATCTCGCTCGTCGAAGGATCGATCACGACGCCCCATGACGCCGAACGCATATACGAAGTGCGACGGCGTTCTTCGAAACTCATCACGATCGGGGCCTGCGCGACATCGGGCGGCATCCAGGCGTTGCGCAATTTCGCCGACGTCAAGGAATATGTGTCGATCGTTTATGCGCGGCCCGACTACATCGATACTCTCGCCGCCTCGACGCCGATTTCTGATCACGTCCCGGTAGATTTCGAATTGCGGGGCTGTCCGATCGACAAGACGCAGCTTGTGGAAGTGATTTCAGCCTTTCTCGCGGGAAGGCGTCCCGCGACGCCGGCGCACAGCGTTTGCATCGAGTGCAAACTGAAAGGCAATGTCTGCGTGATGGTGGCGCATCGGACACCCTGTCTCGGGCCGGTCACTCATGCCGGATGCGGCGCCTTGTGTCCGTCCTATGACCGTGGCTGCTACGGATGCTTTGGGCCCAAAGAAACGCCCAATGCGCCATCGTTGAGTCAATGGCTCGCAGGGCTTGGAATGGATGCGCCCTCGCTGGAGCGCGTTTATCGCACATTCAATGCAAACGCACAGCCGTTTCGCGAGGAGAGCGAGCGCCATGGCGCAAAAGACGATCAAGGTTGA
- a CDS encoding cell envelope integrity EipB family protein, which yields MILFRAFAAGACALTLLPLPFAKAETQVPLASHRAVYDLTLAKGSGAKAPAQARGRIAFDFSGSACDGYVQNFRQITELQPAEGAAKLSDMRSATFEAPDGADYRFKIETKVDNSSTEAIDGKAQKTKNSGISIDIAKPKRAHLQIDGPTLFPTEHLRRVIAAARAGETLIEARVYDGTGEGDKAFDTLTLIGKPIGAPAQEKAAQADALKGMARWPVAVSYFEPGKRDGQPIYVLSFDLYENGVSRALKLDYGDFVLKGEMSELTISPTPPCKK from the coding sequence ATGATCCTTTTTCGCGCGTTTGCCGCCGGCGCCTGCGCACTCACGCTTCTGCCGCTTCCTTTCGCGAAGGCGGAGACGCAGGTTCCGCTTGCGTCGCATCGCGCGGTTTACGATCTGACCCTGGCGAAAGGCTCGGGCGCCAAGGCGCCGGCGCAGGCGCGCGGGCGAATCGCCTTCGATTTCTCCGGCTCGGCCTGTGACGGATACGTGCAGAATTTCCGCCAGATCACCGAACTTCAGCCCGCTGAGGGGGCCGCGAAACTCTCCGACATGCGTTCGGCGACCTTCGAAGCGCCGGACGGCGCGGATTATCGCTTCAAGATCGAAACAAAGGTCGACAACTCGTCCACCGAGGCGATCGACGGCAAGGCGCAGAAAACAAAGAATTCGGGCATTTCGATAGACATCGCCAAGCCCAAACGCGCTCATTTGCAGATCGATGGTCCGACGCTGTTTCCTACGGAACATCTGCGCCGCGTGATAGCCGCCGCGCGCGCTGGCGAAACGCTGATCGAGGCCCGCGTCTATGACGGCACCGGCGAGGGCGACAAGGCTTTCGACACATTGACGCTCATCGGCAAGCCAATCGGGGCGCCCGCGCAGGAGAAGGCCGCGCAGGCGGACGCGCTCAAGGGCATGGCCCGCTGGCCGGTGGCGGTTTCCTATTTCGAGCCCGGAAAACGCGACGGCCAGCCCATTTACGTTCTGTCATTCGACCTCTACGAGAACGGGGTGTCGCGCGCCCTGAAGCTCGATTACGGGGACTTCGTCCTGAAGGGCGAGATGAGCGAGTTGACAATCTCGCCGACGCCGCCCTGCAAGAAATGA
- a CDS encoding Ni/Fe hydrogenase subunit alpha, giving the protein MAQKTIKVDYLARVEGEGGLKVVVRDGKVQRAELKIFEPPRFFEAFLRGRDFAEVPDIVARICGICPVAYQMSGVHALENLLGVTVDGPLRELRRLLYCGEWIESHTLHIYMLHAPDFLGYEGSIDMARDHGDVVRRGLQLKKAGNDILKLLGGREIHPINVRVGGFHRAPRKRELLPLAEKLKWARDAALETVRWTSTFDFPDRERDYTFVSLRHPQEYPFNEGRIVSNRGLDIPATEYDEHFEERHEEHSTALHSRLRDNGDAYLVGPLARYSLNYDRLSPLAKQAAVEAGLGVICRNPFRSIVIRAIEVLYACDEALRIIENYDQPDRAFVEYEPRAGVGYAATEAPRGLLYHRYRLEADGEIADAQIVPPTSQNQPSVEEDLTDFVGSFLDLPKEELRHRCEQTVRNYDPCISCATHFLRLDIDRA; this is encoded by the coding sequence ATGGCGCAAAAGACGATCAAGGTTGACTATCTCGCTCGCGTTGAGGGCGAAGGCGGTCTGAAAGTCGTCGTTCGCGACGGGAAAGTGCAGCGCGCCGAGCTCAAGATCTTCGAGCCGCCCCGGTTTTTCGAAGCATTTTTACGTGGCCGCGACTTTGCCGAAGTGCCCGACATTGTCGCGCGAATATGCGGCATCTGTCCCGTCGCCTATCAGATGAGCGGCGTGCATGCGCTCGAGAACCTCCTCGGCGTGACAGTGGACGGACCCCTTCGTGAGTTGCGAAGGCTCCTCTATTGCGGCGAGTGGATCGAGTCTCACACCTTGCACATCTATATGCTGCACGCGCCGGATTTCCTCGGTTATGAGGGTTCGATCGACATGGCGCGTGATCACGGCGATGTTGTGCGCCGCGGTCTCCAGTTGAAGAAGGCCGGCAATGATATCCTGAAATTGCTCGGCGGACGTGAGATCCATCCGATCAATGTGCGGGTCGGGGGGTTTCACCGCGCGCCGCGGAAGCGCGAGCTACTGCCGCTCGCCGAAAAGCTGAAATGGGCGCGTGATGCAGCGCTCGAGACGGTGCGCTGGACATCTACTTTCGACTTTCCCGACCGAGAGCGGGATTACACTTTCGTCTCCCTCAGGCATCCGCAGGAATATCCCTTCAACGAGGGACGCATTGTCTCGAACCGGGGGCTCGATATCCCAGCGACTGAATATGACGAGCATTTCGAGGAGCGGCATGAAGAACATTCGACAGCGCTGCACTCTCGCCTCCGTGACAATGGAGACGCCTATCTAGTTGGTCCGCTCGCGCGTTATAGCCTAAATTACGATCGGCTCTCTCCGCTTGCGAAACAAGCTGCGGTCGAAGCCGGCCTGGGCGTCATCTGCCGCAATCCCTTTCGCAGCATCGTCATCCGTGCGATCGAAGTGCTTTACGCCTGTGACGAGGCGTTGCGTATAATCGAAAATTACGACCAACCAGACCGCGCCTTCGTCGAATACGAACCGCGCGCCGGCGTCGGCTACGCGGCGACAGAAGCTCCGCGCGGGCTGCTCTATCACCGCTACCGCCTCGAAGCGGACGGCGAAATCGCCGATGCGCAGATCGTGCCGCCCACCTCGCAAAATCAGCCGAGCGTCGAAGAGGATCTGACAGACTTCGTGGGATCCTTCCTTGACCTTCCGAAGGAAGAACTGCGTCATCGTTGTGAACAGACCGTTCGCAATTACGATCCGTGCATTTCCTGCGCAACGCATTTCCTTCGCCTCGATATCGACAGGGCGTGA
- a CDS encoding 4Fe-4S dicluster domain-containing protein, producing MRPTEHYVMTIEGLQALIDALQRRGRRVIGPTLRDKVIAYDDIAAVDDLPAGFTDDQDAGRYHLRRRDDGALFGYAVGPHSWKSFLHPPKLRLWRAERYGDQVKVEPAETAAQELAFIGVRACELHAIAIQDRVMLGGEYVDPHYRARREGAFLVAVNCGKAGGSCFCASMGTGPEVDGDFDLALTELISDDGHSFVIEAGSQAGREILEELPNRPASAAEVDGARAVVQRTAANMGREMPAVDLHQLLSRNLQHPRWNEVAERCLSCANCTMACPTCFCTSVDEVSDLKGVESARERRWDSCFTMDFSYIHGGSVRSSVAARYRQWMTHKLSTWFDQFGSSGCVGCGRCITWCPVGIDITEEAHAIHDSEQI from the coding sequence ATGCGGCCGACTGAACACTACGTCATGACGATAGAGGGTTTGCAGGCGTTGATAGACGCGTTGCAACGCCGCGGGCGCCGCGTGATCGGTCCGACGCTTCGCGACAAAGTCATCGCATATGACGACATTGCCGCTGTCGATGATCTCCCCGCCGGCTTCACCGACGATCAGGACGCGGGCCGCTATCACCTGAGGCGCCGCGACGACGGCGCATTGTTCGGCTATGCGGTCGGTCCGCACTCTTGGAAGAGTTTTCTCCATCCGCCGAAGCTGCGTCTTTGGCGGGCCGAAAGATACGGCGATCAGGTCAAGGTCGAGCCGGCCGAGACTGCGGCGCAGGAACTGGCGTTCATCGGCGTTCGCGCCTGTGAACTTCACGCAATCGCCATTCAGGACCGGGTGATGCTGGGCGGCGAATATGTCGACCCGCATTATCGTGCGCGACGCGAGGGCGCTTTTCTTGTGGCGGTGAATTGCGGGAAGGCGGGAGGCTCCTGTTTCTGCGCCTCCATGGGAACGGGGCCGGAAGTCGACGGCGATTTCGATCTCGCCCTTACGGAACTCATCTCCGACGACGGACATTCATTTGTGATCGAAGCCGGTTCGCAGGCGGGGCGGGAGATTCTTGAGGAATTGCCTAATCGTCCCGCGAGTGCAGCGGAAGTCGACGGGGCGCGGGCCGTTGTTCAGCGGACCGCGGCGAACATGGGACGCGAAATGCCCGCCGTCGACCTGCATCAGCTCCTCTCGCGCAATCTCCAACATCCGCGTTGGAACGAGGTTGCGGAGCGCTGTCTCTCCTGCGCCAATTGCACAATGGCGTGTCCTACCTGTTTTTGCACGTCGGTCGATGAAGTCAGCGATCTGAAAGGCGTGGAATCCGCACGGGAGCGGCGATGGGATTCCTGTTTTACGATGGATTTTTCATATATCCATGGTGGAAGCGTCCGTTCTAGCGTTGCGGCGAGATATCGCCAATGGATGACGCACAAGCTTTCGACATGGTTCGACCAGTTTGGTTCCTCCGGATGTGTCGGATGTGGCCGTTGCATCACATGGTGTCCGGTGGGGATCGATATTACCGAAGAAGCGCACGCAATCCACGATAGTGAGCAAATTTGA
- a CDS encoding SGNH/GDSL hydrolase family protein: MRNTVQQEKTQCPSQGDCASPSAAEQPPKGMNILLLGGSNAGLRDGWATQLQMRAGAHVVENRFLGAVGSLYGLMALLKHLREGAALPDLVVFEYCLNDVLLVDAGVLREPLIVDTLDAIVNLCADARLPLLFLCLEPRPDGPRQSRKALARVQPLYMAAARRAGAPCLWLNEIFNDELTKADYQDENHLTPAASARVAEAVLASIGAGASTPRRISVESPRFDYVDATQARTQGPCHLRPLTTRVFAGPFLDIARGGASFWTGDGRLVGLMLQSTETSGVYLIRAQSGTYRKNPCSRMQEIVRNLVLLHYTSRVISVHGEVEISMPDNEARLMNVAEDRTLLAVPPAAPFAAQRLEIHGVMFWRPRSMLHRLRAYFSR; encoded by the coding sequence ATGCGGAACACAGTTCAGCAAGAAAAAACGCAGTGCCCGAGCCAGGGGGATTGCGCGAGCCCATCGGCCGCCGAACAGCCTCCGAAGGGCATGAACATTCTCCTGCTCGGCGGCTCCAATGCGGGCCTGAGGGACGGCTGGGCCACGCAACTGCAGATGCGGGCGGGTGCGCATGTCGTGGAAAACAGATTCCTCGGCGCGGTGGGTTCGCTTTACGGCCTCATGGCGCTGCTGAAGCATCTGCGCGAGGGCGCCGCTCTTCCGGACCTTGTCGTCTTCGAATATTGCCTCAACGATGTGCTTCTGGTCGACGCCGGCGTTCTCAGGGAGCCGCTGATCGTCGATACGCTCGACGCGATCGTGAATCTCTGCGCGGACGCGCGTCTTCCACTGCTGTTTCTCTGCCTCGAACCCCGGCCCGACGGCCCGAGACAATCGCGTAAAGCGCTCGCGCGCGTGCAGCCGCTTTACATGGCGGCGGCGCGGCGCGCGGGCGCGCCCTGTCTCTGGCTCAACGAAATCTTCAACGACGAATTGACGAAAGCGGACTACCAGGACGAGAACCATCTCACGCCGGCGGCTTCCGCGCGCGTCGCGGAAGCCGTGCTGGCGTCGATCGGCGCGGGCGCCTCGACCCCGCGGCGGATCTCCGTGGAATCGCCGCGTTTCGATTACGTCGACGCGACGCAGGCGCGCACGCAGGGACCCTGTCATTTGCGGCCTCTCACGACGCGCGTATTCGCCGGGCCTTTTCTCGACATCGCGCGCGGCGGCGCGAGCTTCTGGACAGGTGACGGACGACTTGTCGGATTGATGCTGCAATCGACCGAAACGAGCGGCGTTTATCTCATTCGCGCGCAGAGCGGGACCTATCGCAAGAATCCCTGCTCCCGGATGCAAGAGATCGTAAGGAATCTGGTGCTGCTTCATTACACGTCGCGCGTCATTTCAGTTCACGGCGAAGTGGAAATCTCCATGCCGGACAATGAAGCGCGTCTCATGAACGTTGCCGAGGACCGCACATTGCTTGCGGTCCCCCCTGCTGCGCCCTTCGCGGCGCAAAGGCTCGAGATTCACGGCGTGATGTTCTGGCGCCCGCGTTCGATGCTTCATCGCCTGCGCGCGTATTTTTCACGCTGA
- the istA gene encoding IS21 family transposase, whose protein sequence is MFTVELYARVRRAVMAEGLSRREAARRFGVHRNTITKMLQYSVPPGYRRRERPISKKLGPYMAWIDKVLADDRLVHAKQRHTAQRIFERLRDEEGFSGGYTIVREYVAQAQLRSREMFIPLSHRPGNAQADFGEADAYIAGRKVRFHYFCMDLPHSDGCFVKAYPAETAEAFCDGHVAAFAFFGGVPQSILYDNTRLAVARIVKGGERLRSQMFAELQSHYLFADRFGRPGKGNDKGKVEGLVGYVRRNFMTPLPVAESFEALNARFLDACTKRRRAILRGQSTPIGERMQADMAAFLPAPPAPYDACHKVATRVSSMALVRYRNNDYSVPTRFGHREVLAKGYVDRVEIVCGGETIAVHARSYGKAEFIYNPLHYLALLEHKSRALDQAAPLDDWRLADCVHRLRRLMEARMGNSGRREFIQVLRLMEDFHQHQVEQAVAEALRLGAISFDAVKMLLLARLENRPARLDLTFYPYLPAATVGATDPRAYLGLVAGASVIAGVMETTAGGPA, encoded by the coding sequence ATGTTCACAGTGGAACTCTATGCCCGGGTGAGACGCGCGGTGATGGCGGAAGGGCTGAGCCGGCGGGAAGCGGCCAGGCGCTTCGGCGTGCACCGCAATACGATCACGAAGATGCTTCAATATTCGGTTCCGCCGGGGTATCGGCGTCGGGAGCGGCCGATCTCGAAGAAGCTGGGGCCGTATATGGCCTGGATCGACAAGGTCCTGGCGGATGATCGGCTTGTTCACGCCAAGCAGCGTCATACGGCACAGCGGATATTCGAACGGCTGCGGGACGAAGAAGGGTTTTCCGGCGGTTACACGATCGTCCGGGAATATGTCGCGCAGGCGCAGTTGCGGTCGCGCGAGATGTTTATTCCACTCAGCCATCGACCGGGGAATGCGCAGGCGGATTTTGGCGAGGCGGACGCCTATATCGCCGGCAGGAAGGTCCGCTTTCATTATTTTTGCATGGACCTGCCGCATTCGGACGGCTGCTTCGTCAAGGCCTATCCGGCGGAGACGGCGGAAGCCTTCTGCGACGGCCATGTCGCGGCCTTCGCCTTCTTTGGCGGCGTCCCCCAGTCCATTCTTTACGACAATACGCGTCTCGCGGTCGCCAGGATCGTGAAGGGTGGAGAGCGTCTGCGTTCGCAAATGTTTGCGGAACTCCAGAGCCATTACCTTTTTGCTGATCGCTTTGGCCGGCCCGGCAAGGGGAATGACAAGGGCAAGGTCGAGGGGCTTGTCGGCTATGTCCGGCGCAACTTCATGACGCCACTGCCCGTGGCGGAGAGTTTCGAGGCGCTGAACGCGAGGTTCCTGGACGCCTGCACGAAACGACGGCGGGCGATCCTGCGCGGCCAGTCGACGCCGATCGGCGAACGCATGCAGGCGGATATGGCGGCATTCCTGCCGGCGCCGCCGGCTCCCTATGACGCCTGTCACAAGGTCGCGACGCGCGTGTCGTCGATGGCGCTGGTGCGCTACCGCAACAACGATTACTCGGTCCCGACGCGCTTCGGCCATCGGGAGGTGCTGGCCAAGGGCTATGTCGATCGGGTCGAGATTGTCTGCGGCGGGGAGACCATCGCCGTGCATGCGCGCAGCTACGGCAAGGCCGAGTTCATCTACAACCCGCTGCATTATCTCGCCCTGCTCGAACACAAGAGCCGCGCGCTCGATCAGGCCGCGCCGCTCGACGACTGGCGTCTGGCCGACTGCGTGCATCGTCTGCGGCGGCTGATGGAGGCGCGCATGGGGAATAGCGGGCGCCGCGAGTTCATCCAGGTGCTGCGGCTGATGGAGGACTTTCATCAGCATCAGGTCGAACAGGCGGTCGCGGAGGCGCTGCGTCTTGGCGCGATCAGCTTTGACGCAGTGAAGATGCTGCTGCTGGCCAGGCTGGAGAACCGGCCCGCGCGGCTCGATCTGACATTCTACCCCTACCTGCCGGCGGCTACGGTCGGCGCGACGGATCCGCGCGCCTATCTCGGGCTCGTCGCCGGCGCGAGCGTCATCGCGGGCGTCATGGAGACGACCGCGGGAGGTCCGGCATGA